From one Formosa sediminum genomic stretch:
- a CDS encoding SRPBCC family protein — translation MNLESPKVKIDKSPQDVFDFLTDIKNFEKLMPENISKFEILEDDKFLFALKGMPEIILKKKDVIPPNKIVLGAAGGKLDFSLIGHIIEIKEGQSEVKLQFEGDFNPMMAMMVKGPISKFIETLATKMPESI, via the coding sequence ATGAATTTAGAATCTCCAAAAGTAAAGATTGACAAATCACCTCAAGATGTATTTGACTTTCTAACTGATATTAAAAATTTTGAAAAACTTATGCCTGAAAACATAAGTAAATTTGAAATTTTAGAAGACGACAAATTTCTTTTTGCTTTAAAAGGCATGCCTGAAATTATTTTGAAAAAGAAAGATGTAATACCTCCTAACAAAATTGTATTAGGAGCTGCTGGAGGTAAATTAGACTTTTCGCTAATTGGGCATATAATTGAAATTAAGGAAGGACAAAGCGAGGTTAAACTTCAATTTGAAGGCGACTTTAATCCCATGATGGCTATGATGGTAAAGGGCCCTATTTCAAAATTCATTGAAACTCTTGCTACCAAAATGCCAGAATCTATTTAG
- the pyrE gene encoding orotate phosphoribosyltransferase has product MILNKQTARKTAEVLLQINAIKLSPSAPFTWASGWKSPIYCDNRIILSFPLIRNYIRETMAKHIEEQYGKPDVIAGVATGAIGIGMLVAEYLGVPFIYVRPEAKSHGRQNQIEGFIQKGQNVVVVEDLISTGKSSLNAVRALKEANLNVKGMIAIFTYGFNVAEENFKKENVLLQTLSNYENLIIQAVETNYVSQAEVKTLTDWNANPSEWNAI; this is encoded by the coding sequence ATGATTTTAAATAAACAAACAGCTCGAAAAACTGCTGAAGTTTTATTGCAAATAAATGCTATAAAACTAAGCCCTAGCGCTCCTTTTACGTGGGCCTCTGGATGGAAATCGCCAATTTATTGCGACAATAGAATTATACTATCATTTCCGCTTATTAGAAATTACATACGCGAAACCATGGCTAAACATATTGAAGAACAATATGGAAAACCAGATGTTATTGCAGGTGTAGCCACTGGCGCAATTGGTATAGGTATGCTTGTCGCAGAATATTTAGGTGTACCTTTTATTTATGTAAGACCTGAAGCTAAAAGTCATGGCAGACAAAATCAAATAGAGGGATTTATACAAAAAGGGCAAAATGTAGTTGTTGTTGAAGATTTAATAAGTACAGGAAAAAGCAGTCTAAATGCTGTACGTGCACTTAAAGAAGCAAACCTTAATGTTAAGGGAATGATAGCTATTTTTACTTACGGATTTAATGTAGCAGAAGAGAATTTTAAAAAAGAAAATGTATTGCTACAAACTTTAAGTAATTATGAAAATTTAATTATTCAAGCTGTAGAAACTAATTATGTTTCGCAAGCAGAGGTTAAAACGTTAACAGATTGGAATGCCAATCCTAGCGAATGGAATGCCATTTAA
- a CDS encoding NUDIX hydrolase, with amino-acid sequence MYKIFVNDKPIILTTVVEKETHFKNYLLDTVQIGKVIKELNTTSLKEVRLIHKNEDKLLKKFLKKLPNVVAGGGKVYNKNGCILFIYRNNKWDLPKGKAEPGETIEETSLREVEEETGVTGLKITKPLHTTYHIFKRNGKLKIKVTHWFEMSTDFKGNLWPQINEGITKVEWLNEVEAIQALENSYANIRPLI; translated from the coding sequence ATGTATAAAATATTTGTCAACGACAAGCCCATTATTTTAACCACTGTGGTTGAAAAAGAAACACATTTTAAGAATTACTTATTAGACACAGTGCAAATAGGTAAGGTTATTAAAGAATTAAACACGACATCTTTAAAAGAAGTTAGGTTAATTCATAAAAATGAAGATAAGTTACTTAAAAAATTTCTAAAAAAGTTACCCAATGTTGTAGCTGGTGGCGGTAAAGTGTATAACAAAAACGGTTGTATACTTTTTATATATAGAAATAATAAATGGGATTTACCAAAAGGTAAGGCAGAACCTGGAGAAACTATAGAGGAAACTTCTTTGCGCGAAGTTGAAGAGGAAACAGGCGTTACTGGATTAAAAATCACCAAACCTTTACATACAACGTATCATATATTTAAACGCAATGGGAAATTAAAAATTAAGGTAACCCATTGGTTTGAAATGTCTACAGATTTTAAAGGTAATTTATGGCCGCAAATTAATGAAGGTATTACAAAAGTAGAATGGCTAAATGAAGTTGAAGCCATTCAGGCTTTAGAAAATTCTTATGCAAATATTCGTCCGCTTATCTAA